In the Chroococcidiopsis sp. SAG 2025 genome, one interval contains:
- a CDS encoding DUF1338 domain-containing protein translates to MKAEITLHLWDRLWQQYRARVSYAQVYEQMVLQAGGTVANDHIAFRSLRLNIDTPEGRQNLGIEYLASVAETLGYKAAGEYIFPAQNLYARHYRHPEQEQYDLPKLFISELIVEELPEAIASPIYQTVSDASLGWAMPSNATNPTDIDLIVDRLQGVFTRPWSPPKKSVVEEVNRVTQYGAWVLLHGYAVNHFTGYVNRQHTLQYPDIETTANGLAALGVPMKAQIEGSLEVGLRQTATHAVKEMVTVIDDVTGKLIQIPWTYAYYEIAERYPVEASGKKVLFDAFLGQNAQYLFEMTRKGS, encoded by the coding sequence ATGAAAGCTGAAATTACTCTTCATCTTTGGGATCGACTCTGGCAACAATACCGTGCTAGAGTTAGCTACGCTCAAGTTTACGAACAAATGGTTTTACAAGCAGGTGGTACGGTTGCCAACGACCATATTGCCTTTCGTTCGCTGCGATTAAATATTGATACGCCCGAAGGAAGACAGAATTTAGGCATTGAGTATTTAGCTAGTGTTGCCGAAACTTTAGGATACAAGGCAGCGGGAGAATATATTTTTCCAGCCCAAAATTTATATGCTCGCCACTATCGACACCCAGAGCAGGAACAGTATGACTTACCCAAACTTTTCATCAGTGAATTGATTGTAGAAGAATTACCAGAGGCGATCGCATCTCCGATCTATCAAACTGTTAGCGATGCCTCTCTAGGGTGGGCAATGCCCTCTAATGCAACTAATCCAACCGATATAGATCTAATAGTAGATCGACTCCAAGGCGTATTCACCCGTCCTTGGTCGCCGCCCAAAAAATCTGTGGTAGAAGAAGTTAATCGAGTTACCCAATATGGAGCTTGGGTATTATTACACGGATATGCAGTCAATCATTTCACTGGCTACGTCAACCGCCAGCACACTCTACAATATCCAGATATAGAGACTACAGCTAACGGCTTAGCTGCTTTGGGAGTACCGATGAAAGCCCAAATTGAAGGTAGTTTAGAAGTTGGTTTGCGTCAGACTGCTACTCATGCAGTGAAAGAGATGGTGACAGTCATAGATGATGTGACTGGGAAATTGATTCAAATTCCTTGGACTTATGCTTATTATGAAATTGCCGAACGCTACCCAGTAGAAGCATCGGGAAAGAAAGTATTATTTGATGCTTTTTTGGGACAAAATGCTCAATATTTATTTGAGATGACAAGAAAAGGCTCTTAA
- a CDS encoding TetR/AcrR family transcriptional regulator produces MRRKPQQARSQERVARILNVAEQMFIEAGYQDTTTRAIASRAEIPVGSLYQFFPDKAAILKALAAKYIEQERQIFADLHTEEAIALSLSVYVERVLDTYDRFYTANPGYRIVFEQLLKATPEVPLSMYEEMEIPLSAELQKFLARRKPSLDPAQCELIATISVEVVGTLQWLSLHRDEFFRAKVVDETKKLILGYLKLYLDE; encoded by the coding sequence ATGCGGCGAAAACCCCAGCAGGCGCGGAGTCAAGAGCGAGTGGCTCGGATTTTGAACGTAGCAGAACAGATGTTTATAGAAGCAGGGTATCAGGATACAACCACAAGAGCGATCGCTTCCCGTGCTGAAATTCCTGTAGGTTCGCTGTATCAGTTCTTTCCCGACAAAGCTGCAATTCTGAAAGCATTAGCAGCAAAATACATAGAACAGGAACGACAGATATTTGCCGACCTGCATACAGAAGAGGCGATCGCATTATCATTATCTGTATATGTAGAAAGAGTTCTCGACACATACGATCGCTTCTACACTGCCAATCCTGGTTATCGGATTGTCTTCGAGCAGTTATTGAAAGCTACGCCAGAAGTACCTCTCTCAATGTATGAAGAGATGGAAATACCCCTTAGTGCTGAATTGCAAAAATTTCTAGCTCGAAGAAAACCAAGTTTAGATCCAGCACAGTGCGAGTTAATTGCCACTATTTCTGTAGAAGTGGTAGGAACTTTACAATGGTTATCTTTGCATCGAGATGAATTTTTTCGTGCCAAGGTTGTAGACGAGACAAAGAAATTAATTTTGGGTTATTTAAAGTTATATTTGGATGAATAG
- a CDS encoding Coq4 family protein → MQSLGSRTWKSISRHLGIPQGFNLRFLKAVKAFFFLLFEPENLDTVDELSHALIRSRAFELAAEAMKANPEVAAMLEERYIAPAHDLEALLQYPQDSLGYAYASSLKQQGFDRIDPEVQIDADTSYIEYRWQQTHDIWHVITGFGTSEIAEIGLQAFYLAQFRLPLAGMLIANALVSTILMYPEELPQLLQAIAQGWEMGMSAKPFIAQKWEEAWEKPVSQWRRELNVQAIAFAVPFS, encoded by the coding sequence ATGCAATCTCTCGGTTCTCGAACCTGGAAAAGTATTTCGCGTCACTTGGGCATTCCACAAGGCTTTAACCTGCGATTTCTCAAGGCAGTGAAAGCTTTCTTCTTCTTGCTTTTTGAGCCAGAAAATTTAGATACTGTTGACGAATTAAGTCACGCCTTAATCCGCAGCCGTGCCTTTGAGTTAGCAGCAGAGGCAATGAAGGCAAATCCAGAAGTAGCAGCAATGTTAGAAGAACGCTACATTGCTCCAGCTCACGATCTGGAAGCACTGTTGCAATATCCCCAAGATTCTCTTGGCTATGCCTACGCTTCTAGCTTGAAACAGCAAGGGTTCGATCGCATCGATCCCGAAGTGCAAATAGATGCCGATACCAGCTACATCGAATATCGTTGGCAGCAGACTCACGATATTTGGCACGTTATTACAGGTTTTGGTACATCAGAAATTGCTGAAATTGGTTTGCAAGCATTCTACTTGGCACAATTTCGGTTGCCTTTGGCTGGTATGTTGATTGCCAATGCTTTAGTTAGTACCATACTGATGTATCCAGAGGAACTACCCCAATTACTCCAAGCCATCGCTCAAGGTTGGGAAATGGGTATGTCTGCAAAACCCTTTATTGCTCAAAAATGGGAAGAGGCTTGGGAAAAACCTGTATCGCAGTGGCGACGGGAATTAAACGTACAAGCGATCGCTTTTGCAGTACCTTTTTCATAA
- a CDS encoding glutamate-cysteine ligase family protein, whose protein sequence is MTEAIRRLGFEQEFFLVDRTGAISHRADEFLSRCQAIATEKGSNSDCFAPEWVKHIVEINTNPVNSVTELAQEYLSNLQIAIQAGQELDLRLYPLSTYPLHVMPIIRNKLWYHVQLRTVGYDRFLHAGRCTGTHIHLEVSPGAIDPRIGVSYNATPAAQAEILNLFNLATALDAALIALSRACPFYEGRGMNVSAHTVHYRGRDIFGWEGVYTHLQAVGGLQPYVHNIEELVELQFSRYHAWLSAMDRAGVERHLFFEAGGSLLKTAWNRVRLNKIGTIELRGTDSNYPDRILAIATLVSNAGARVRRENLTVRPKAGVKTFQLNGDRLDVPEFEYLDNDLLYAAVTEGVKNREVKDYLDSIFEFATQDGEGINFLTKMRSDLGEYQTTEAELLQEFQPPTGEISPDEGLRLVRQSCDKLEQQVFSVIGH, encoded by the coding sequence ATGACAGAAGCAATACGGCGACTCGGATTTGAACAAGAGTTTTTCCTCGTCGATCGAACTGGGGCAATTTCTCATCGTGCCGATGAGTTTTTATCGCGCTGTCAGGCGATCGCAACTGAAAAAGGCAGCAATTCAGATTGTTTTGCACCGGAATGGGTTAAGCATATTGTTGAAATTAATACAAACCCGGTCAATTCAGTTACTGAACTCGCTCAAGAGTATTTAAGTAATCTGCAAATAGCAATCCAGGCGGGGCAAGAATTGGATTTGAGACTCTATCCCTTGTCTACTTATCCCTTGCATGTCATGCCGATAATTCGTAATAAGCTATGGTATCACGTTCAACTGCGTACCGTAGGTTACGATCGCTTCTTACACGCAGGCAGGTGTACGGGTACGCACATACATTTAGAAGTATCGCCAGGGGCGATCGATCCGCGCATAGGGGTATCTTACAACGCTACTCCAGCAGCCCAAGCGGAAATCCTGAATCTCTTCAATCTAGCTACAGCTTTAGACGCTGCACTCATCGCACTTTCCCGCGCTTGTCCGTTTTACGAAGGAAGGGGAATGAATGTTTCAGCACATACCGTACATTACCGAGGACGAGATATTTTCGGCTGGGAAGGAGTTTACACCCATCTACAAGCAGTGGGAGGACTTCAGCCTTACGTTCACAACATTGAAGAATTAGTCGAGTTACAGTTTTCACGCTACCATGCTTGGTTATCAGCAATGGATCGCGCTGGGGTAGAACGCCACCTGTTTTTTGAGGCGGGAGGTAGCTTGTTAAAAACGGCATGGAACCGCGTCCGACTTAACAAGATTGGGACGATCGAATTGCGCGGTACGGACAGTAACTATCCCGATCGCATATTGGCGATCGCAACTTTAGTGAGTAACGCTGGTGCGAGAGTCAGACGCGAGAATTTAACCGTCAGACCAAAAGCAGGCGTTAAAACTTTTCAATTAAATGGCGATCGGTTAGACGTACCAGAATTTGAATATTTAGATAACGACTTGCTCTATGCAGCCGTAACCGAAGGAGTGAAAAATCGGGAAGTTAAAGATTATCTCGACTCCATATTTGAATTTGCGACTCAAGACGGTGAAGGAATAAATTTTTTGACGAAGATGCGTTCCGATCTCGGTGAATATCAAACTACAGAAGCGGAACTTTTGCAAGAATTCCAACCCCCTACAGGCGAAATTTCTCCAGATGAAGGATTGAGACTTGTACGTCAGTCGTGCGACAAGTTAGAGCAACAAGTTTTTAGTGTTATTGGTCATTAG
- a CDS encoding LysR family transcriptional regulator, whose translation MLELSNSQIKLSQLRALLAVAEYGNFSEAALRLDLSQSAVSHAIASLEDELGILLFSRSRQGAAPTPVGEQVIEYARQILQLLEEMVAAAKSEKSLQSGTVRVACIRSAATHILPSAIAQFRRRSPGIAIDILEHFDHLDVEKALREGQADVGFTHLPTSAEFETWEILRDEYVALLPPSANLRQNQCTWEELFAYPLIVPSTNNACFATLRNHLLSAGIRIDNQVAYQVNEDSTVVSMVLQGLGATIMPRLAAEPIPSAVHACSLPVPLERIIGVAVLANTLLTPAVFSFLDVLRGVASPPMKCA comes from the coding sequence ATGCTTGAGCTTAGCAATAGTCAGATCAAACTCTCCCAACTGCGAGCATTGTTGGCAGTAGCCGAATACGGTAATTTTAGTGAAGCAGCTTTACGTTTAGATTTGTCTCAATCAGCAGTCAGCCACGCGATCGCATCACTAGAAGATGAACTAGGAATCTTATTATTCTCTCGCAGTCGGCAAGGCGCAGCTCCCACACCTGTAGGAGAACAGGTAATTGAATACGCTCGGCAAATCTTGCAGCTGTTAGAAGAGATGGTTGCAGCAGCCAAATCAGAAAAAAGCTTGCAGAGTGGCACTGTCAGAGTTGCTTGTATACGGAGTGCAGCCACCCATATCTTACCGTCTGCGATCGCCCAATTTCGCCGTCGTAGTCCAGGAATTGCGATCGACATCTTAGAACATTTCGACCACTTGGATGTAGAAAAAGCTTTGCGGGAAGGTCAAGCTGATGTAGGCTTTACCCACCTTCCTACCAGTGCGGAATTTGAGACTTGGGAAATTTTGCGGGATGAATATGTCGCTCTACTACCACCATCTGCTAATTTGCGGCAGAATCAGTGTACTTGGGAAGAATTATTTGCTTATCCTTTAATTGTTCCTAGTACCAATAATGCGTGTTTTGCCACGCTCCGCAACCACCTGCTAAGCGCAGGTATTCGGATCGATAATCAGGTTGCTTACCAAGTTAACGAAGACTCTACTGTTGTCAGCATGGTATTACAAGGTTTAGGCGCAACAATTATGCCACGGCTAGCAGCAGAACCCATCCCATCAGCCGTACATGCGTGTAGTTTGCCAGTACCATTAGAAAGAATCATTGGAGTAGCTGTGCTAGCAAATACGCTGCTAACTCCAGCCGTGTTTTCCTTTTTAGACGTGCTACGCGGTGTCGCATCTCCTCCGATGAAATGTGCGTAA
- a CDS encoding class I SAM-dependent methyltransferase: MQKKSLGLDERLYDYFLSISLRESEVLYQLRQETANYPAAMMQIAPEQGQFMALLVQLLGAKKTLEIGVFTGYSSLSVALALPANGKIVACDVSKEYTNIARRYWQHAGVANKIDLHLAPALETLDRLLASGQSETFDFAFIDADKENYDCYYERSLQLVRPGGLIAIDNVLWGGDVANPQVQNRSTQAIRALNEKLHLDERVFLSLVPIADGLTLALKR, encoded by the coding sequence ATGCAAAAAAAATCTCTTGGTTTAGACGAGCGCCTCTACGATTACTTTCTATCTATTTCTCTACGGGAATCAGAAGTTTTATATCAGTTGCGTCAAGAAACAGCTAATTATCCCGCAGCCATGATGCAAATTGCTCCCGAACAAGGTCAATTTATGGCTTTACTAGTTCAATTGTTAGGAGCAAAAAAAACTTTAGAAATAGGGGTATTTACGGGTTATAGTTCTTTATCTGTGGCTCTAGCACTGCCTGCTAATGGTAAGATAGTTGCTTGCGATGTGAGTAAAGAATACACAAATATAGCGCGGCGTTATTGGCAGCATGCTGGAGTTGCTAACAAAATAGATTTGCACTTAGCACCAGCACTAGAAACACTAGATCGATTATTGGCATCGGGACAATCGGAAACTTTTGATTTTGCTTTTATCGATGCAGATAAAGAAAACTATGACTGCTATTACGAGCGATCGCTTCAGTTAGTGCGTCCTGGTGGTTTAATTGCAATTGATAACGTTCTCTGGGGGGGAGATGTTGCTAATCCTCAAGTTCAAAATCGAAGTACTCAAGCAATTCGGGCGCTCAATGAGAAATTGCATCTTGATGAAAGGGTATTTTTAAGTTTAGTACCAATTGCTGATGGATTGACTTTAGCATTGAAGCGATAG
- a CDS encoding SAM-dependent methyltransferase — translation MRRQRLFLLPIACIGIVGLGITGYSLTTQTNAHTQTIAQDTQAPLREPDVVYVPTPQETVDEMLKVAKVTKNDTLYDLGSGDGRIPITAVQKYQVKKAVGIDINPERIKEAKENAKKAGVTDRVTFLNQDLFKSDFSDATVVTLYLLPELNVKLRPQLFKQLKPGTRIVSHAFDMGDWKPEKTLQTPGGSTIYYWVIPKEIPKNLGDG, via the coding sequence ATGCGCCGACAACGCTTGTTCCTACTACCGATCGCCTGCATTGGTATAGTTGGCTTAGGAATAACTGGTTACAGTCTCACTACCCAGACTAACGCTCACACTCAAACAATTGCTCAAGATACGCAAGCACCACTCCGCGAACCAGATGTCGTCTACGTACCTACACCCCAAGAGACGGTAGACGAAATGCTCAAAGTTGCTAAGGTGACTAAAAATGATACGCTCTACGACCTTGGTAGTGGCGACGGACGCATCCCAATTACTGCTGTACAAAAATATCAAGTGAAAAAGGCAGTTGGGATAGACATCAACCCAGAACGGATTAAAGAAGCAAAGGAAAACGCGAAAAAGGCAGGCGTAACAGACCGCGTGACGTTTCTCAATCAAGACCTGTTTAAAAGCGACTTCAGCGATGCAACTGTCGTGACGCTTTATTTGTTACCCGAACTTAATGTTAAGCTGAGACCGCAGCTATTCAAACAGCTCAAACCTGGCACTCGTATTGTGTCTCATGCGTTTGATATGGGCGATTGGAAACCAGAAAAAACCTTGCAGACTCCTGGTGGTTCTACAATTTATTACTGGGTAATTCCTAAAGAGATTCCTAAGAATTTAGGTGACGGTTAA
- a CDS encoding GNAT family N-acetyltransferase codes for MIFLETPRLILRQFKPDDAQKLLDLDSDIEVIRYVDLGIIKGGEPLEKSYEKYQNNILPKWMQYYQQYPGYGFWAAIEKSSQEFIGWFHLRPALDSQFNVDSGLFHADEIELGYRLRRVSWGKGYATEGSRELVSKGFAELGTQCIVSSALAENRASTRVMEKAGLKFELKYVHPEIDREVMKYSLRNPSGCAVSAPYISI; via the coding sequence ATGATTTTCTTGGAAACTCCTAGACTAATTCTCCGCCAGTTTAAGCCGGATGATGCTCAAAAATTATTAGATTTAGATAGCGATATTGAAGTGATTCGTTATGTAGATCTGGGCATTATCAAAGGTGGTGAGCCTCTAGAGAAAAGTTATGAAAAATATCAAAACAATATTTTACCAAAGTGGATGCAATATTATCAACAATATCCAGGTTATGGATTTTGGGCAGCTATTGAAAAATCTAGTCAAGAATTCATCGGTTGGTTTCATTTACGACCAGCATTAGATAGTCAGTTTAATGTTGATTCAGGATTATTTCATGCTGATGAAATTGAATTAGGTTATCGCTTGCGTCGAGTTTCTTGGGGTAAAGGCTACGCCACTGAAGGTTCTCGCGAACTTGTCTCAAAAGGCTTTGCTGAATTAGGAACTCAATGTATCGTGTCTTCTGCGCTGGCAGAAAATCGAGCTTCTACCCGCGTGATGGAAAAAGCAGGGTTAAAGTTTGAATTGAAGTACGTTCACCCAGAAATCGATCGCGAGGTGATGAAGTATAGTTTGAGAAATCCTTCGGGGTGCGCTGTCAGCGCACCCTATATTTCAATTTAA
- a CDS encoding SMP-30/gluconolactonase/LRE family protein — protein MNPNNQNTGIANILAANTELIQLADGMLFGEGPVWDKQHQQLIFSDTGANEHKSWSETQGLQTYRKPSYQPNGNVLDSVGNLYTCEHETRAISITDKDDRRTILCDRFQGQQFNSPNDLEIKSDGTIWFTDPPYGLGDRTQEIDFNGVFRYALKTQELTVVVKDLSMPNGIAFSPDETKLYVGNSAAGDRYIWIFTINSDGTLSAGEKLCQIDNNDWGADGVDVDANGNIYAGCGDGVHIFSPTGLLLGKILTPSAISNFAFGEEDGKTLFMTSEHALYRIELLVAGAVRRW, from the coding sequence ATGAACCCTAATAACCAAAATACTGGAATTGCAAACATATTAGCAGCCAATACCGAACTGATACAACTTGCTGATGGAATGCTATTTGGCGAAGGACCAGTTTGGGATAAGCAACATCAACAACTGATTTTTAGCGATACTGGGGCAAACGAACATAAATCTTGGAGTGAAACTCAAGGATTGCAAACTTACCGCAAACCCAGTTATCAGCCAAATGGCAATGTGCTTGATTCTGTGGGTAATCTTTATACTTGCGAACACGAAACGCGGGCAATAAGTATTACAGATAAAGACGATCGCCGGACAATTTTATGCGATCGCTTTCAAGGTCAGCAGTTCAATTCACCGAATGACTTGGAAATTAAATCGGATGGGACGATCTGGTTTACCGATCCACCTTATGGTTTGGGCGATAGAACTCAGGAAATCGACTTTAATGGTGTATTTCGCTACGCTCTGAAAACACAAGAATTAACAGTGGTTGTTAAAGATTTGAGTATGCCGAATGGCATTGCTTTTTCTCCAGATGAAACCAAGCTATATGTAGGTAACTCAGCGGCAGGCGATCGCTATATTTGGATTTTTACTATTAACTCAGATGGAACTCTTTCGGCTGGAGAAAAACTCTGTCAAATTGATAACAATGATTGGGGGGCTGATGGTGTTGATGTAGATGCCAATGGCAATATTTATGCAGGTTGCGGCGATGGCGTACATATTTTTTCTCCTACAGGTCTATTACTCGGCAAAATTTTGACCCCAAGCGCGATTTCTAATTTCGCCTTTGGTGAGGAAGATGGTAAAACTTTATTTATGACGAGCGAACACGCTTTGTATCGAATTGAATTATTAGTTGCAGGCGCAGTGCGGCGATGGTGA
- a CDS encoding adenosine deaminase: MALYAELHRHLGGSVVPRVLWRYFQRHADDKIERFADYAAFEDFYTRPRNTLDEYLELHTLVESVQTIETLPYFVYRLIRGAYIFENLAYLEIRYTPYLRTSGHLTQSQRIEQMAEIVDVVGKASQLSEYPIVTSQILCMHSRLPYEVNRAIVDLAAQKREYVCAVDVAGGDGHYAERLEEFVQLYAYARSLGLNTTGHLYETPAGCYPELLPYLMRIGHGIQIPLLHPELLPDLASRQQCLEVCPTTYLKTGTLQDMRQLKLVFDRCLDAGVDIAICTDNAGLHNVRLPFEYENLLTLDIIDFDELQACQDAAFRHAFAWPYGDRPASLLNGLLKPSLSTGVLAMQD; this comes from the coding sequence GTGGCTCTATACGCTGAATTGCACCGCCACTTGGGGGGTTCGGTCGTGCCTCGCGTTCTCTGGCGCTACTTCCAGCGTCACGCTGACGACAAAATCGAGCGGTTTGCTGACTATGCTGCGTTTGAAGATTTCTATACCCGTCCCCGCAACACGTTGGACGAGTATTTAGAATTGCACACTTTAGTTGAGAGCGTGCAAACGATTGAGACTTTGCCTTACTTTGTCTATCGCTTGATTCGTGGGGCGTATATTTTTGAAAATTTGGCGTACTTAGAAATTCGCTACACGCCATATTTACGCACGTCAGGGCATTTAACTCAATCCCAACGGATCGAACAGATGGCGGAGATTGTTGACGTGGTAGGCAAAGCAAGCCAACTTTCCGAATATCCGATTGTCACTAGCCAAATTTTGTGTATGCATTCGCGGCTACCCTATGAGGTAAATCGGGCAATTGTGGACTTGGCTGCCCAAAAACGAGAATATGTTTGTGCTGTGGATGTCGCTGGTGGTGATGGACATTATGCAGAACGCCTAGAAGAGTTCGTGCAATTGTATGCCTACGCGCGATCGCTTGGTTTAAATACCACGGGACACTTATATGAAACTCCCGCAGGTTGTTATCCTGAATTATTGCCCTATCTGATGCGGATCGGTCACGGTATCCAAATTCCCCTGCTGCATCCCGAACTGTTACCAGATTTAGCCAGCAGACAGCAATGTTTAGAGGTTTGCCCTACAACTTATTTAAAGACGGGAACCCTACAGGACATGCGCCAGTTGAAGTTGGTATTTGACCGTTGTTTGGATGCTGGAGTAGATATTGCCATCTGCACGGATAACGCCGGATTGCACAACGTCCGGTTGCCATTTGAGTACGAAAATCTGCTGACGCTGGATATTATTGACTTTGACGAATTGCAAGCTTGTCAAGATGCAGCCTTCCGCCATGCCTTTGCTTGGCCCTATGGCGATCGCCCAGCGTCTTTACTCAATGGATTACTCAAGCCATCATTATCAACTGGAGTGCTGGCAATGCAAGATTAA
- a CDS encoding response regulator produces the protein MLFVPIEILLVEDNSGDVQLTKLALEESKMSVNLHVVEDGVEALAFLRKEGKYTSAKHPDIILLDLNLPKKDGREVLAEIKADPNLKRIPAIVLTASQAEADILNAYNLNANCYITKPVSFDRFVKIVQSIENFWFTIVRLP, from the coding sequence GTGCTATTTGTACCAATTGAGATTTTGTTGGTAGAGGATAACTCTGGTGACGTGCAGTTAACTAAATTGGCTTTAGAAGAAAGCAAAATGTCTGTAAACTTGCACGTAGTTGAGGACGGTGTAGAAGCATTAGCATTCTTGCGAAAAGAGGGAAAGTATACTAGCGCAAAACATCCAGATATAATCTTGCTCGATCTCAATCTGCCTAAAAAGGATGGGCGAGAAGTGCTAGCAGAGATTAAAGCAGACCCCAACCTCAAGCGCATTCCTGCGATCGTGCTGACAGCTTCTCAAGCTGAGGCAGACATACTCAACGCTTACAACCTCAACGCCAATTGCTACATTACTAAGCCAGTTAGCTTTGACCGCTTTGTCAAAATCGTGCAGTCGATTGAAAACTTTTGGTTCACCATCGTGAGGCTACCGTAA